The Streptobacillus felis genome window below encodes:
- the nrdI gene encoding class Ib ribonucleoside-diphosphate reductase assembly flavoprotein NrdI: MKSKIRIYYDSLTGNVERFIRKLKGKDELEFVKISSKTVLEKEGHLVTFTTGFGNIPKTTLEFLKNNDNYLKIKTVCSSGNMNWGSNFAKAGSLIQNQFNIKYIYRFELSGTLNDVEEYLNRIKIFESEGVKIDEVDLFK, from the coding sequence ATGAAAAGCAAAATTAGGATATATTATGATAGTTTAACTGGAAATGTTGAGAGATTTATCAGAAAATTGAAGGGAAAAGATGAACTAGAATTTGTAAAAATTTCATCAAAAACAGTACTTGAAAAAGAAGGACATTTAGTAACATTTACAACTGGTTTTGGTAATATACCAAAAACAACTTTAGAATTTTTGAAAAATAATGATAATTATTTAAAAATAAAAACAGTTTGTTCCAGTGGTAATATGAATTGGGGTTCTAATTTTGCAAAAGCTGGGAGTCTTATACAAAATCAATTTAATATTAAATATATATATAGGTTTGAACTATCAGGTACCCTAAATGATGTTGAGGAATATCTTAATAGAATAAAAATATTTGAAAGTGAAGGAGTTAAAATAGATGAAGTGGATTTATTTAAATAA